From the Salmo trutta chromosome 30, fSalTru1.1, whole genome shotgun sequence genome, one window contains:
- the usp11 gene encoding ubiquitin carboxyl-terminal hydrolase 11, translating into MATTTSAAVTEPPGLETQRKEIESLLQKHELRAGDTWYLVERRWYEQWKEYVETGDQNSSSFPGQIDNTELFEELDSYHLKERLVENEDFVLIPAEAWHKLLAWYGMVEVQPALERKVVDLPSLVKVEVYPVEIFLCLHSNMENVVTAQFSRADHIHTIQKVMMKQFDVVEGAETRLWMKSSDTSCERLRNVHVRVLDSCLSSGMTVIMEMRNADGTWPSSRPQIMRNSVEEQDSYRGQPGVCGLTNLGNTCFMNSALQCLSNTPPLTEYFLRNAYLEELNFTNPLGMKGEIAEAYADVIKQMWSGRHYSVVPRIFKTKVGHFASQFLGYQQHDSQELLSFLLDGLHEDLNRVKNKEYIELRDAAGRPDQEVAEEAWRNHRRRNDSVIVDTFHGLFKSTLVCPECRKVSVTFDPFCYLSVPLPVSKDRVMEVFFVSLDPVAKPVQHRLVVPKAGKVFDLCSVLSEMTKIPANQMVVADVFNHRFYKLYHADESLSCILDRDDIFVYELNRGSVEEEGDEVVLALYLRERSHYRDYGSGSSSYGTSLFGHPLLMTVPRGQCSRDALYHLFLQRLARYVRPPDPSEVEEEEDEEEGEDDDDDDEEEELYKTQTNGVSYDDGEDDCERPEPSKRDHCCDGVGQGPAVTQTQPDQTQESGGEAQADEGASSEVRAGCSTEDSASASCSAGASGGAGASGGAGASGGAGASGGAGASGGAGASGGAGASGGASVDASATGPTDSQQGAGHQQQQQPCEEEEERGECPPCLPQANERQAKRKGCEARRRKLLFSIQAVNSNGTTERGMGEDGSAFSFSSQPYVAMDWDPDMKKKYYNENEAEKYVKHQSMEVPHQQTTVQLQECIELFTTVETLEEENPWYCPMCKKHQLATKKLDLWSLPEVLIIHLKRFSYTKYSREKLDIIVDFPLRHLDFSGCLLRKTGTNGEPPSRYDLIAVSNHYGGLRDGHYTSYARNKDNGQWYYFDDSKVTYAREEQIVTNAAYLLFYHRQDKIRQPTLPAPLDSSSPTQPANDVTSPKHDGMEGATPCVNMETD; encoded by the exons GTACCTGGTggagaggcgatggtatgagCAGTGGAAGGAGTATGTGGAAACAGGAGACCAGAACTCTTCTTCTTTCCCTGGACAGATTGACAACACAGAGCTGTTTGAGG AACTGGATTCATACCATCTGAAGGAGCGTCTGGTGGAGAATGAGGACTTTGTGTTGATCCCTGCTGAAGCATGGCATAAGCTTCTGGCCTGGTATGGCATGGTAGAGGTCCAGCCTGCCCTGGAGCGGAAG GTGGTGGATCTGCCCAGCCTAGTCAAGGTTGAGGTCTACCCTGTGGAAATCTTCTTGTGCCTCCATAGCAACATGGAAAATGTTGTGACGGCACAGTTTAGCCGTGCAGATCACATCC ATACGATTCAGAAGGTGATGATGAAGCAGTTTGATGTGGTGGAGGGGGCAGAGACCCGGCTGTGGATGAAGAGCTCAGACACCAGCTGTGAGAGGCTGAGGAATGTCCACGTCAGAGTCCTCGACTCCTGCCTCAGCTCTGGCATG ACGGTGATCATGGAGATGAGGAATGCAGATGGTACCTGGCCCAGCTCCAGACCGCAGATCAT GAGGAACTCTGTGGAGGAGCAGGACTCTTACCGGGGCCAGCCAGGAGTCTGTGGCCTCACCAATCTGGGAAACACATGTTTCATGAACTCTGCACTGCAG TGTCTCAGTAACACTCCTCCACTGACGGAGTACTTCCTGAGGAATGCCTATCTGGAGGAGCTCAACTTCACCAACCCCCTGGGCATGAAGGGGGAGATCGCGGAGGCCTACGCTGACGTCATCAAACAGATGTGGTCGGGGAGGCACTACTCTGTGGTTCCCAGGATCTTCAAG ACCAAGGTTGGTCACTTTGCCTCCCAGTTTCTGGGCTACCAGCAGCATGACTCCCAGGAGCTGCTCTCTTTCCTGCTGGACGGGCTTCATGAGGATCTTAATCGGGTCAAGAACAAGGAGTACATCGAGCTGAGGGACGCCGCTGGCAGGCCTGACCAG GAAGTGGCAGAGGAGGCGTGGCGTAACCACCGGAGACGGAACGACTCCGTGATTGTTGACACCTTCCACGGCTTGTTCAAGTCCACCCTGGTTTGCCCCGAGTGCCGCAAAGTGTCTGTCACCTTTGACCCCTTCTGCTACCTGAGCGTGCCCCTGCCTGTTAGCAAGGACCGGGTAATGGAAGTATTCTTCGTCTCTCTGGACCCTGTGGCCAAACCTGTTCAG CATCGCTTGGTTGTACCCAAAGCTGGCAAAGTGTTTGACCTGTGCTCCGTTCTCTCGGAAATGACCAAAATCCCAGCCAATCAA ATGGTTGTGGCTGACGTGTTCAACCATCGCTTCTATAAGCTGTACCATGCTGATGAGTCTCTAAGCTGCATCCTGGACCGGGATGACATATTTGT GTATGAGCTGAACAGAGGCTccgtggaggaggagggggatgaggTGGTGCTGGCTCTGTACCTGAGGGAGCGCTCCCACTACAGGGACTACGGCTCGGGGAGCAGCAGCTACGGGACGTCCCTGTTCGGACACCCACTGCTCATGACCGTTCCTCGAGGCCAGTGCAGCCGCGACGCTCTCTATCATCTCTTCCTGCAGCGGCTAGC GCGGTATGTCCGACCACCAGATCCctcagaggtggaggaggaggaggatgaggaggagggtgaAGATGATGATGACGACGATGAGGAGGAAGAATTGTACAAGACCCAGACCAATGGTGTCAGCTACG ATGATGGTGAGGATGACTGTGAGAGGCCAGAACCCTCCAAGAGAGATCACTGTTGTGATGGTGTCGGCCAAGGGCCTGCTGTGACCCAGACTCAGCCAGACCAGACCCAGGAGTCTGGAGGAGAGGCACAAGCTGACGAGGGGGCCAGCAGTGAGGTCAGGGCAGGGTGTAGCACAGAGGACAGTGCCTCGGCATCCTGCAGTGCTGGAGCCAGTGGTGGTGCTGGAGCCAGTGGTGGTGCTGGAGCCAGTGGTGGTGCTGGAGCCAGTGGTGGTGCTGGAGCCAGTGGTGGTGCTGGAGCCAGTGGTGGTGCTGGAGCCAGTGGTGGTGCTAGTGTTGATGCCAGTGCTACAGGCCCAACAGACAGCCAGCAGGGTGCAggccaccagcagcagcagcagccatgtgaggaggaggaggagaggggtgagtgcCCCCCCTGCCTGCCACAGGCCAACGAGAGGCAGGCAAAGAGAAAGGGCTGCGAGGCCAGACGGAGGAAGCTGCTCTTCTCCATCCAGGCAGTCAACTCCAATGGCACCACAGAGAGAGGCATGGGGGAGGACGGCAGTGCCTTCTCTTTTAGCT CTCAACCATATGTAGCCATGGACTGGGATCCTGACATGAAGAAGAAATACTACAACGAGAATGAGGCAGAG AAGTATGTGAAACACCAAAGCATGGAGGTCCCTCACCAGCAGACCACAGTGCAGCTGCAGGAGTGCATTGAGCTCTTCACCACTGTGGAGACCCTGGAGGAAGAAAACCCTTG GTACTGCCCAATGTGTAAGAAACACCAACTGGCCACTAAGAAACTGGACCTGTGGTCACTGCCGGAGGTTCTCATCATCCACCTGAAGCGCTTCTCTTACACCAAGTACTCCAGGGAGAAGCTGGACATCATCGTCGACTTCCCTCTCAG ACACCTCGACTTTTCTGGTTGTCTGCTGAGGAAGACCGGTACAAACGGAGAGCCGCCGAGCCGATATGATCTGATAGCAGTATCCAACCACTACGGCGGACTCAGAGATGGACATT ACACCAGTTATGCCCGGAACAAAGACAACGGACAATGGTATTACTTCGATGACAGCAAGGTGACATATGCAAGGGAGGAACAAATTGTG ACCAATGCTGCCTACCTCCTGTTCTACCACCGACAAGATAAGATTCGCCAGCCCACCTTACCTGCCCCCTTGGACAGTTCCTCTCCCACCCAGCCTGCTAATGATGTCACTTCTCCCAAACACGATGGGATGGAGGGAGCCACTCCCTGTGTCAACATGGAAACAGACTGA
- the zgc:86609 gene encoding ER membrane protein complex subunit 3, producing the protein MAELLLDSSIRIWVVLPIVLITFCVGIIRHYVTQLLQSDKKVDLEQVSDSQVLLRSRILRENGKYIPKQSFNMRKQYFNDAETGFFKKVKRKVTPKNPMTDTSMLTDMMKGNLTNVLPMIVIGGWINWAFSGFVITKVPFPLTLRFKPMLQRGIELLSLDASWVSSASWYFLNVFGLRSMYSLILGQDNAADQSRIMQDQMTGAAMAMPPDPNKAFKSEWEALEIVEHKWALENVEEELMSRDLNFCGIFSQEIKATMF; encoded by the exons ATGGCTGAGTTGCTTCTGGATTCAAGTATCCGAATATGGGTGGTTTTACCAATTGTATTGATTACATTTTGCGTTGGAATTATCCGTCACTATGTCACCCAACTCCTGCAAAGTGACAAAAAAGTTGATCTGGAGCAGGTGTCAGACAG CCAAGTCCTTCTGCGTAGCCGCATATTAAGAGAAAATGGAAAATATATCCCTAAACAA TCATTTAACATGCGAAAGCAATATTTCAATGATGCGGAAACTGGGTTCTTCAAGAAGGTCAAGCGAAAGGTGACTCCCAAAAACCCAATGACTG ATACCAGCATGCTGACTGACATGATGAAGGGAAATCTGACCAATGTGCTTCCCATGATTGTGATTGGAGGATGGATCAACTGGGCGTTCTCTGGCTTTGTCATCA CTAAGGTTCCCTTTCCTCTGACATTGAGATTCAAACCAATGCTGCAGCGTGGAATTGAACTGCTGTCTCTTGATGCATCTTG GGTGAGCTCAGCCTCTTGGTATTTCCTTAATGTTTTTGGACTGAGGAGTATGTACAGCCTCATTCTTGGACAGGACAATG CTGCTGATCAGTCGAGGATCATGCAGGATCAGATGACTGGCGCTGCCATGGCCATGCCGCCTGATCCTAACAAGGCCTTCAAG AGTGAATGGGAGGCGTTGGAGATTGTTGAGCACAAATGGGCCCTGGAGAACGTTGAGGAGGAGCTGATGTCTCGAGACCTGAATTTTTGTGGAATCTTCAGTCAAGAGATAAAAGCCACAATGTTCTAA
- the uxt gene encoding protein UXT, whose amino-acid sequence MAHAGKPSIDEKVLQYETFISDVLKRDLERVLEQRDGVYEKIAQYLQLKNTIESLKESETKGLKTEIDLGCNFYVQAHVEDSSKIFVAVGYGFFVELTHSEALKFIEKKTNQLTAHTEVLTKDSAKIKANIRMVLEGLRELQSLTDVPEKRTREAL is encoded by the exons ATGGCACATGCTGGAAAACCCAGCATTGACGAAAAGGTCTTGCAGTATGAAACGTTTATTAGCGATGTGTTGAAACGAGATTTGGA GAGGGTATTGGAGCAAAGAGATGGAGTGTATGAAAAAATCGCACAATATCTACAACTGAAAAATACCATTGAAAGCCTAAAG GAATCTGAGACGAAGGGACTCAAAACAGAGATAGATCTTGGCTGTAATTTCTACGTCCAGGCACATGT GGAGGACTCGTCAAAAATCTTTGTTGCTGTTGGATATGGCTTTTTTGTTGAGTTAACGCACTCAGAAGCTCTGAAGTTCATTGAGAAAAAGACAAATCAGCTTACAGC ACACACTGAAGTGTTGACCAAAGACTCAGCTAAAATCAAAGCCAACATTCGCATGGTGTTGGAG GGATTAAGAGAGCTTCAAAGTCTTACGGATGTTCCAGAGAAAAGGACGAGAGAAGCTCTTTAG